From the genome of Streptomyces sp. NBC_01260, one region includes:
- the purU gene encoding formyltetrahydrofolate deformylase, whose amino-acid sequence MTAPQPADSVASAVPDAASEQYVLTLSCPDKMGIVHAVSSYLFMTGCNIEDSQQFGDHDTGLFFMRVHFSADSPVTADKLRASFAAIGDSFRMDWQIHRSSDRMRIVLMVSKFGHCLNDLLFRSRIGALPVEIAAVVSNHTDFAELVASYGVPFRHIPVSRDNKADAEARLLELVREEDVELVVLARYMQVLSDDLCKQLSGRIINIHHSFLPSFKGAKPYHQAHARGVKLIGATAHYVTADLDEGPIIEQEVERVGHGVTPDQLVAIGRDVECQALARAVKWHAERRILLNGRRTVVFP is encoded by the coding sequence ATGACCGCGCCGCAGCCCGCCGATTCCGTTGCCTCCGCTGTCCCGGACGCCGCGTCCGAGCAGTACGTCCTCACGCTTTCGTGCCCCGACAAAATGGGCATCGTGCACGCCGTGTCGAGCTATCTCTTCATGACCGGCTGCAATATCGAGGACAGTCAGCAGTTCGGGGACCACGACACGGGTCTGTTCTTCATGCGGGTCCACTTCTCGGCGGACAGCCCGGTGACGGCGGACAAGCTGCGGGCGAGCTTCGCCGCGATCGGTGACTCCTTCCGGATGGACTGGCAGATCCACCGGTCCTCGGACCGGATGCGGATCGTGCTGATGGTCAGCAAGTTCGGCCACTGCCTGAACGATCTGCTGTTCCGCTCCCGGATCGGGGCGCTGCCGGTCGAGATCGCCGCGGTCGTCTCCAACCACACGGACTTCGCCGAGCTCGTCGCCTCGTACGGCGTCCCCTTCCGGCACATCCCGGTGTCCAGGGACAACAAGGCGGACGCCGAGGCGCGGCTGCTGGAGCTGGTCCGCGAGGAGGACGTGGAGCTGGTCGTGCTGGCCCGCTACATGCAGGTCCTCTCGGACGATCTGTGCAAGCAGCTGAGCGGCCGGATCATCAACATCCACCACTCGTTCCTGCCGAGCTTCAAGGGCGCCAAGCCGTATCACCAGGCGCACGCCCGCGGCGTGAAGCTGATCGGTGCGACGGCGCACTACGTGACGGCCGACCTCGACGAGGGGCCGATCATCGAGCAGGAGGTCGAGCGGGTGGGCCACGGCGTGACGCCGGACCAGCTGGTGGCCATCGGGCGCGATGTGGAGTGCCAGGCGCTGGCGCGCGCGGTGAAGTGGCACGCGGAGCGGCGCATCCTGCTGAACGGCCGCCGCACGGTGGTCTTCCCGTAG
- a CDS encoding SCO4402 family protein: MGGMPLNDIPWWRWRSNVRSALHMLSDPVFHHECWLAGREGYGDVTDAVYRLVEDTWLDNWSAEKYVGTVFRDSGEAALVDVAVLRVLRIMHQVGADAQVSAYLEHHGWPEAVRAAREAHVLLASNDGEDPDVPPRSLDVLRIMTRTA; this comes from the coding sequence ATGGGCGGCATGCCGCTCAACGACATTCCGTGGTGGCGCTGGCGCAGCAACGTGCGCTCGGCGCTGCACATGCTCTCCGACCCCGTCTTCCACCACGAGTGCTGGCTGGCCGGCCGGGAGGGATACGGCGACGTCACCGACGCCGTGTACCGCCTGGTCGAGGACACCTGGCTCGACAACTGGTCCGCCGAGAAATACGTCGGCACGGTCTTCCGGGACTCCGGCGAGGCCGCCCTCGTCGACGTCGCCGTGCTGCGGGTGCTGCGCATCATGCACCAGGTCGGCGCGGACGCCCAGGTGTCCGCCTATCTGGAGCACCACGGCTGGCCGGAGGCCGTCCGGGCCGCCCGCGAGGCCCATGTGCTGCTCGCCTCGAACGACGGCGAGGACCCGGACGTGCCGCCGCGTTCGCTGGACGTGCTCCGCATCATGACCAGAACGGCCTGA
- a CDS encoding ABC transporter substrate-binding protein — protein MTGRQRPIPSRPSRLLISTVAAGALLMTGCGALPGASGDSREPVTVVTWAPSGASGPDTANMAGMTAMARAYARWVNGDGGLDGHRLRVVTCDEEDTSVGAGNCARLAVEEKAVAVVGSYSRHGRAFMAPLEVAGIPYIGGYGASEEEFRSYLSYPVTGGQSALLAGNAKQLARRCDRVSLVRPDTLGGDGQSWLLNTGLTEARRPAPLDIRAAETATSYDDAAGRALAGAGASGGCVTAVLGDRTETFFDSFRRLEPTTGTVRISSVLGSVGQPLIDRTGGRDSPFEGAYVTGWYPDSGDARWNLMRQVIRKHAFGDNRIDPDDTGVQTTWIAYTALKSIVESLHEPGITAWKVTKALNKGIRVSTGGLTPELRWRYEDMLGSDSYPRIVNSKVTFQVVRDGKLVAEKKGFVDVTKTLSDASATG, from the coding sequence ATGACCGGACGGCAACGCCCCATCCCTTCCCGCCCTTCGAGGCTGCTCATCAGCACTGTGGCGGCAGGGGCCTTGCTGATGACCGGCTGCGGTGCGCTCCCTGGGGCATCGGGGGACTCCAGGGAGCCCGTCACCGTCGTCACCTGGGCACCCAGCGGCGCGTCCGGCCCGGACACGGCCAACATGGCGGGAATGACCGCGATGGCGCGGGCGTACGCCCGCTGGGTCAACGGCGACGGCGGGCTCGACGGACACAGGCTGCGGGTGGTCACCTGCGACGAGGAGGACACCTCGGTCGGCGCGGGGAACTGCGCCCGGCTGGCCGTCGAGGAGAAGGCCGTCGCGGTCGTCGGCTCCTACAGCCGGCACGGGCGGGCGTTCATGGCGCCGCTGGAGGTGGCCGGGATTCCGTACATCGGCGGGTACGGCGCCTCCGAGGAGGAGTTCCGAAGCTATCTGTCCTACCCCGTGACCGGCGGCCAGTCCGCGCTGCTGGCCGGCAACGCCAAGCAGCTGGCCCGCAGGTGCGACCGGGTCTCCCTGGTGCGGCCGGACACCCTGGGCGGCGACGGGCAGTCCTGGCTCCTGAACACCGGCCTCACCGAGGCCCGTCGGCCCGCGCCGCTCGACATCCGGGCGGCGGAGACGGCCACTTCCTACGACGACGCGGCCGGCCGGGCACTGGCCGGGGCGGGCGCGTCCGGCGGCTGCGTGACGGCCGTGCTGGGCGACCGCACGGAGACCTTCTTCGACTCGTTCCGGCGGCTGGAGCCGACGACCGGGACGGTCAGGATCTCCTCGGTGCTCGGCAGCGTGGGCCAGCCGCTCATCGACCGCACCGGCGGCCGCGACAGCCCGTTCGAGGGCGCGTACGTCACCGGCTGGTACCCGGACTCGGGTGACGCCCGCTGGAACCTGATGCGGCAGGTGATCCGCAAGCACGCCTTCGGCGACAACCGGATCGACCCGGACGACACGGGCGTGCAGACCACCTGGATCGCCTACACCGCCCTGAAGTCGATCGTCGAGTCCCTGCACGAGCCGGGAATCACCGCCTGGAAGGTCACCAAGGCCCTCAACAAGGGCATCCGGGTCAGCACCGGCGGCCTCACCCCCGAGCTCCGCTGGCGCTACGAGGACATGCTCGGCTCGGACTCGTACCCGCGCATCGTGAACAGCAAGGTGACGTTCCAGGTCGTGCGCGACGGCAAGCTGGTCGCCGAGAAGAAGGGCTTCGTGGATGTGACGAAGACCCTGTCGGACGCGAGCGCGACCGGCTGA
- a CDS encoding transcriptional regulator — MAARPLVARQPNERLQALIQEAGCSNAGLARRVNMVGAERGLDLRYDKTSVARWLRGQQPRGRAPGIIAEALGRKLGRTVTIDEIGMANGKNLASGVGLQFAPTVIGAIEQVCELWRSDVGRRDFLTGSAVASSALVEPSRDWLISGADPQVARAAGARVGMPDVEAVRAMTAALVDLDHRFGSGHVRPVLVHYLNSVVSGLLSGAYRESTGRQLFAAVARLTELAGYMAIDTGQPGLAQRYYIQALRLAQAAGDRAYGGYVLAASMSHLAAQLGNPREIAQLARAAQEGARGRVTPRAEAMFYAAEARGHALLGDAGTCQSVAGLAQAALERADPDSGDDPDWIAHFDHAYLADELAHCHRDLGQAEAAARRAKESLDGHPESRARRRGIGLALLAAAQVQLRDVEQACHTGTRAMELLGSVRSSRGAEYLEDLQQRLVPYGDEPAVREFGARLELQAA; from the coding sequence ATGGCAGCCAGGCCTCTCGTCGCACGCCAGCCGAACGAACGGCTCCAGGCGCTCATCCAGGAAGCCGGATGCTCCAACGCGGGCCTCGCCCGCCGCGTCAACATGGTCGGGGCCGAACGCGGGCTCGACCTCCGGTACGACAAGACCTCGGTCGCCCGCTGGCTGCGCGGACAGCAACCACGCGGCAGGGCACCGGGAATCATCGCCGAGGCGCTCGGCCGCAAGCTCGGCCGTACGGTCACGATCGACGAGATCGGGATGGCCAACGGCAAGAACCTCGCCTCCGGCGTGGGGCTGCAGTTCGCCCCGACGGTGATCGGGGCGATCGAGCAGGTCTGCGAGTTGTGGCGCAGCGATGTCGGCCGCCGCGACTTCCTCACCGGTTCGGCGGTGGCCTCCTCGGCACTGGTCGAGCCCAGCCGGGACTGGCTGATCAGCGGCGCGGATCCGCAGGTCGCGCGGGCGGCCGGGGCCCGGGTCGGGATGCCCGACGTGGAGGCGGTGCGGGCGATGACGGCCGCGCTGGTCGACCTCGACCACCGGTTCGGCAGCGGCCACGTGCGGCCGGTCCTGGTGCACTACCTGAACAGCGTGGTCTCCGGGCTGCTTTCGGGCGCGTACCGCGAATCGACCGGGCGGCAGCTGTTCGCGGCGGTCGCGCGACTCACCGAGCTCGCCGGGTACATGGCGATCGACACGGGCCAGCCGGGGCTGGCCCAGCGCTACTACATCCAGGCGCTGCGGCTGGCACAGGCGGCGGGCGACCGCGCCTACGGCGGCTATGTGCTGGCCGCGTCGATGAGCCATCTCGCGGCCCAGCTCGGCAATCCGCGCGAGATCGCCCAGCTGGCCAGGGCCGCGCAGGAGGGCGCGCGCGGACGGGTCACCCCGAGGGCGGAGGCGATGTTCTACGCCGCGGAGGCGCGCGGCCACGCCCTCCTCGGTGACGCCGGCACCTGCCAGTCGGTGGCGGGTCTGGCACAGGCGGCCCTGGAGCGCGCCGACCCGGACAGCGGTGACGATCCCGACTGGATCGCCCACTTCGACCACGCCTATCTGGCCGACGAGCTGGCGCACTGCCACCGTGACCTCGGCCAGGCGGAGGCGGCCGCGCGCCGGGCGAAGGAGTCCCTGGACGGCCACCCGGAGTCCCGGGCCCGCCGCCGCGGCATCGGCCTGGCGCTGCTGGCAGCGGCGCAGGTGCAACTGCGCGACGTGGAGCAGGCCTGCCACACCGGGACGCGGGCGATGGAGCTGCTGGGCTCGGTGCGCTCCAGCCGGGGCGCGGAGTATCTGGAGGACCTGCAACAGCGACTGGTGCCGTACGGGGACGAGCCCGCGGTACGGGAGTTCGGGGCCCGTCTGGAGCTCCAGGCGGCTTGA
- a CDS encoding bifunctional DNA primase/polymerase produces the protein MEAAQVPQQRAEPLLDAAVRYVEERHWDVCPGTWLEPADGTERCSCGEPRCAAPGAHPTRADWAGLATGSGAAACRMWSQQPRAAILLPTGRVFDAIDVPESAGFLALARMERMSLPLGPVTHTPDRRMQFFVLPGAAAKADGLVQRLGWSAAAIDLRGCGEGQYVTAPPTRVGGSGAVQWARRPTTANRWLPEVEELISPLAYACGREAADARTRLS, from the coding sequence ATGGAAGCCGCACAGGTCCCCCAGCAGCGTGCCGAGCCGCTGCTCGACGCCGCCGTGCGATACGTGGAGGAGCGGCACTGGGACGTGTGCCCCGGCACCTGGCTGGAGCCGGCCGACGGGACGGAGCGGTGCTCGTGCGGCGAGCCCCGCTGCGCCGCTCCCGGCGCCCATCCCACCCGGGCCGACTGGGCGGGCCTGGCCACCGGCAGCGGCGCGGCGGCCTGCCGGATGTGGTCCCAACAGCCCCGGGCGGCGATCCTGTTGCCGACCGGACGCGTCTTCGACGCGATCGACGTACCGGAGTCGGCCGGCTTCCTGGCCCTGGCCCGGATGGAGCGGATGAGCCTGCCGCTCGGGCCGGTCACCCACACCCCCGACCGCCGCATGCAGTTCTTCGTCCTGCCGGGCGCCGCCGCCAAGGCCGACGGCCTGGTGCAGCGGCTGGGCTGGAGCGCCGCCGCGATCGATCTGCGCGGCTGCGGCGAGGGCCAGTACGTGACGGCCCCGCCGACCCGGGTCGGCGGCAGCGGCGCGGTGCAGTGGGCCCGCCGCCCCACCACCGCCAACCGCTGGCTGCCCGAGGTGGAGGAGCTCATCAGCCCGCTCGCCTACGCCTGCGGCCGGGAAGCGGCCGACGCGCGGACCCGCCTTTCGTAG
- a CDS encoding ABC transporter ATP-binding protein has protein sequence MPDRRDTDRAEQAVEADASRVTPPAVRVEGLWKRFGEQTAVAGIDLELPAGKFIGLVGPNGAGKTTTLSMVTGLLRPDMGRIEVGGRDVWRDPVEVKSRIGVLPEGLRLFERLSGRELLGYTGRLRGLPGPETDSRATQLLDVLDLAGAQHKLVVDYSTGMRKKIGLAAALLHNPEVLFLDEPFEGVDPVSAQTIRGVLERYTRSGATVIFSSHVMELVESLCDWVAVMAAGRIRSQGTLAQVRGDASSLQEAFLELVGAGGRDSGDALDWLGGTR, from the coding sequence ATGCCGGACCGACGCGACACGGACAGAGCAGAGCAGGCCGTCGAGGCGGACGCCTCGCGGGTGACGCCACCCGCGGTGCGCGTGGAGGGGCTCTGGAAGCGGTTCGGCGAGCAGACCGCGGTCGCCGGAATCGATCTGGAGCTGCCCGCGGGCAAGTTCATCGGTCTGGTGGGGCCCAACGGCGCGGGCAAGACCACCACCCTGTCCATGGTCACCGGCCTGCTCCGACCCGACATGGGCCGGATCGAGGTCGGCGGGCGGGACGTCTGGCGCGATCCGGTCGAGGTGAAGTCCCGGATCGGTGTCCTGCCCGAGGGCCTGCGGCTCTTCGAACGCCTCTCGGGGCGTGAACTGCTCGGCTACACAGGCCGGTTGCGCGGACTGCCGGGGCCCGAGACGGACAGCCGGGCCACCCAGCTGCTGGACGTCCTGGATCTGGCGGGCGCCCAGCACAAACTGGTCGTCGACTACTCGACCGGTATGCGGAAGAAGATCGGGCTCGCGGCGGCGCTGCTGCACAATCCCGAAGTGCTCTTCCTGGACGAGCCGTTCGAGGGCGTCGATCCGGTGTCGGCGCAGACCATCCGCGGAGTGCTGGAGCGCTACACCCGCTCCGGGGCGACCGTCATCTTCTCCAGCCATGTGATGGAGCTCGTCGAGTCGCTCTGCGACTGGGTGGCCGTCATGGCGGCCGGCCGCATCAGGTCCCAGGGCACCCTGGCGCAGGTGCGCGGCGACGCGTCCTCGCTCCAGGAAGCCTTTCTGGAGCTCGTCGGCGCGGGCGGGCGCGACAGCGGCGACGCCCTGGACTGGCTGGGCGGCACCCGATGA
- a CDS encoding transporter, protein MSVLDTPADSGPRTGGMDGTALVPVFVTLKLTLLRNGLRQSAGRRAAYIASAVVTLLIAAGQLIGLIALRGNAHAESLVVPLAAVLALGWAVMPLFFAAGDETLDPSRLVMLPLRPRPLLAALLMASLVGIGPLFTLCLTAGSVIALAHGAGAAVFAVVAAPLTLLVCVALARAVATANSRLLTSRKGRDLAVLSGLVIAVGIQFVNFGAQRLGRAGGLSALDPAADVLRWLPPASAIGSVDSASQGSYGRAAVQLLLSVAALALLVWLWQRSLVKLMTAPDGSTLAAAEPSRAKSGSRGSGLWALFPEGRTGTVMQRSLRYVARDPKTKAAWVTALAIGLIVPLLNALQGTGSVYFACFAAGMLGIQMYNQFGQDASAFWMVAATISSPRDAYLELRARALALLLITLPYTVLVTVLTCALLGDWAKLPGVMGLSFALLGAMLATGAVASANFPYSIPQDGAFKNVAPGQAGLAWISVFGGMVSAALLCAPVIAATIWLHLTGAQGWLWLLLPVGGGYGALIAWAGLRVAAPRTADRLPEILAAVSKG, encoded by the coding sequence ATGAGCGTGCTCGACACCCCGGCGGACTCCGGGCCCCGGACGGGCGGCATGGACGGTACGGCCCTGGTCCCCGTCTTCGTCACGCTCAAGCTCACGCTGCTGCGCAACGGGCTGCGGCAGTCGGCCGGCCGGCGGGCCGCGTACATCGCGTCCGCCGTCGTCACCCTGCTGATCGCCGCGGGCCAGCTGATCGGGCTGATCGCGCTGCGCGGCAACGCCCACGCGGAATCGCTCGTCGTGCCACTGGCCGCGGTCCTGGCGCTCGGCTGGGCCGTGATGCCGCTGTTCTTCGCCGCCGGGGACGAGACCCTCGACCCGAGCCGGCTGGTGATGCTGCCGCTGCGGCCGAGGCCCCTGCTCGCCGCGCTGCTGATGGCCTCGCTGGTCGGTATCGGCCCGCTGTTCACGCTCTGCCTGACGGCCGGTTCGGTGATCGCACTGGCCCACGGCGCGGGCGCGGCGGTGTTCGCGGTCGTGGCCGCTCCGCTGACCCTGCTGGTCTGCGTGGCGCTGGCGCGGGCCGTCGCCACGGCCAACAGCCGGCTGCTGACGTCCCGCAAGGGCCGTGATCTGGCGGTGCTCAGCGGACTGGTGATCGCGGTGGGCATCCAGTTCGTCAACTTCGGGGCGCAGCGGCTCGGCCGGGCCGGCGGCCTCTCCGCGCTGGACCCGGCGGCGGACGTGCTGCGCTGGCTGCCGCCCGCTTCGGCGATCGGGTCGGTGGATTCCGCGTCCCAGGGCTCGTACGGCCGGGCCGCCGTTCAGCTGCTGCTCTCCGTGGCGGCGCTGGCCCTGCTGGTGTGGCTGTGGCAGCGCAGCCTGGTGAAGCTGATGACGGCACCGGACGGCTCGACGCTCGCCGCGGCCGAGCCGAGCCGCGCGAAGTCCGGTTCGCGCGGCTCCGGCCTGTGGGCCCTGTTCCCGGAGGGGCGCACCGGCACGGTCATGCAGCGCAGTCTGCGCTACGTCGCCCGGGACCCGAAGACCAAGGCCGCGTGGGTGACGGCGCTGGCGATCGGGCTGATCGTGCCGCTGCTCAACGCCTTGCAGGGCACCGGCTCGGTCTACTTCGCCTGCTTCGCCGCCGGGATGCTCGGCATCCAGATGTACAACCAGTTCGGGCAGGACGCCTCCGCGTTCTGGATGGTGGCCGCGACGATCTCCTCGCCCCGGGACGCGTACCTGGAACTGCGGGCGCGCGCACTGGCGTTGCTGTTGATCACCCTGCCGTACACGGTCCTGGTGACGGTGCTGACGTGCGCGTTGCTCGGGGACTGGGCGAAGCTGCCGGGGGTCATGGGGCTGTCGTTCGCGCTGCTGGGCGCGATGCTGGCGACGGGCGCGGTGGCCTCGGCGAACTTCCCGTACTCGATCCCGCAGGACGGCGCGTTCAAGAACGTGGCGCCCGGTCAGGCCGGGCTCGCGTGGATCTCGGTCTTCGGCGGCATGGTCTCGGCGGCGCTGCTGTGCGCGCCGGTGATCGCTGCCACGATCTGGCTGCATCTCACCGGTGCGCAGGGGTGGCTGTGGCTGCTGTTGCCGGTGGGTGGCGGGTACGGGGCGCTGATCGCCTGGGCCGGGCTGCGGGTGGCGGCGCCCCGGACGGCGGACCGGCTGCCGGAGATCCTGGCGGCGGTCAGCAAGGGGTGA
- a CDS encoding alpha/beta fold hydrolase: MVRRIDVTGTDGVRLAAWEFADPPKERATGERAPGVLMLHGLMGRASHWASTTRWLAERHRAVGLDQRGHGRSDKPADGPYTRDAYVADAEAAIEQLDLAPVTLVGHSMGALTAWQLAAKRPDLVRALVICDMRASALGAASQREWEDWFKSWPVPFATLSDVRKWFGEDDPWVERPNPSRGEFFAEVMAERADGWRPVFSRRQMLQSRATWFFEAHWEELAQVGCPTLVLRGLDGELGRAEAQEMVRVLPRGQYAEVADAGHLVHYDQPEGWRAAVEPFLEQFAEDIRDDREPVSP; the protein is encoded by the coding sequence ATGGTGCGGCGCATCGATGTGACCGGAACCGACGGCGTACGCCTCGCGGCCTGGGAGTTCGCCGATCCGCCCAAGGAGCGCGCGACGGGCGAACGCGCCCCCGGCGTCTTAATGCTTCACGGTCTGATGGGCCGGGCCTCGCACTGGGCCTCCACCACCCGCTGGCTCGCCGAGCGGCACCGCGCGGTCGGCCTCGACCAGCGCGGCCACGGCCGCAGTGACAAGCCGGCCGACGGCCCGTACACGCGCGACGCGTACGTCGCCGACGCCGAGGCCGCGATCGAGCAGCTCGACCTCGCCCCCGTGACCCTCGTCGGGCACTCCATGGGAGCGCTCACAGCCTGGCAGCTCGCCGCCAAGCGCCCCGACCTCGTCCGGGCGCTGGTCATCTGCGACATGCGGGCCTCCGCGCTCGGAGCGGCCTCGCAGCGGGAGTGGGAGGACTGGTTCAAGTCCTGGCCGGTGCCGTTCGCGACGCTGTCCGACGTACGGAAGTGGTTCGGCGAGGACGACCCCTGGGTGGAACGGCCCAATCCGTCGCGCGGTGAGTTCTTCGCCGAGGTGATGGCCGAGCGCGCCGACGGCTGGCGGCCCGTCTTCTCCCGCCGGCAGATGCTCCAGTCCCGCGCCACCTGGTTCTTCGAGGCGCACTGGGAGGAGCTGGCCCAGGTCGGCTGCCCGACCCTGGTGCTCCGCGGCCTCGACGGCGAGCTGGGCCGGGCGGAGGCCCAGGAGATGGTCCGGGTGCTGCCGCGCGGGCAGTACGCGGAGGTGGCCGACGCCGGCCATCTCGTCCACTACGACCAGCCGGAGGGCTGGCGCGCCGCGGTCGAACCCTTCCTGGAGCAGTTCGCCGAGGACATCCGCGACGACCGGGAGCCGGTGTCTCCGTAA
- a CDS encoding metal-dependent transcriptional regulator, with translation MSGLIDTTEMYLRTILELEEEGVVPMRARIAERLDQSGPTVSQTVARMERDGLVQVAGDRHLELTEEGRRLATRVMRKHRLAECLLVDVIGLEWEQVHAEACRWEHVMSEAVERRVLELLRHPTESPYGNPIPGLEELGEKAEADPFLDEGMVSLSDLDPGAEGKTVVVRRIGEPIQTDAQLMYTLRRAGVQPGSVVSVTESPGGVLVGSSGEAAELDAEVASHVFVAKR, from the coding sequence ATGTCCGGACTGATCGACACAACGGAGATGTATCTCCGCACCATCCTCGAACTTGAAGAGGAAGGCGTGGTCCCCATGCGCGCCCGGATTGCGGAACGGCTGGACCAGAGCGGTCCGACGGTCAGCCAGACGGTGGCGCGCATGGAGCGCGACGGCCTGGTTCAGGTCGCGGGCGACCGGCATCTGGAGCTGACGGAGGAAGGGCGCCGACTGGCCACCCGCGTGATGCGCAAGCACCGGCTCGCCGAGTGCCTGCTCGTCGACGTGATCGGCCTGGAGTGGGAGCAGGTCCACGCCGAGGCGTGCCGCTGGGAACACGTGATGAGCGAGGCCGTGGAGCGGCGGGTGCTGGAGCTGCTGCGCCACCCGACGGAGTCCCCGTACGGGAATCCGATCCCGGGCCTGGAGGAGCTGGGCGAGAAGGCCGAGGCCGATCCGTTCCTCGACGAGGGCATGGTGAGCCTGTCGGATCTCGACCCGGGCGCCGAGGGCAAGACCGTGGTGGTCCGCCGGATCGGTGAGCCGATCCAGACGGACGCCCAGCTGATGTACACGCTGCGGCGGGCGGGCGTGCAGCCCGGTTCCGTGGTCAGCGTGACGGAGTCGCCCGGCGGGGTGCTGGTCGGCAGCAGCGGGGAGGCGGCGGAGCTGGATGCCGAGGTGGCGTCGCACGTGTTCGTCGCCAAGCGCTGA
- a CDS encoding SIS domain-containing protein, whose protein sequence is MSESKLAGQFFDAAIGLLERVRDEESGNIAAAGTAIADTVEAGGRLFAFGAGHSSLAAQDVVYRAGGLALMNLLAVPGALGVDVMPATLGSALERVDGLAGAVLDSSPAKAGDVLVIISLSGRNALPVEMAMNARALGLKVIGVTSVAYADGTRSRHSSGGFLRDHCDIVLDSKIAIGDAELNVDGIEAPFAPASTVVTSAVMQAMMAAAAERLLERGIEPPLLRSGNVDGGHEWNGRVMTQYSDRIFYRH, encoded by the coding sequence ATGAGCGAAAGCAAGCTGGCCGGTCAGTTCTTCGACGCAGCGATCGGCCTGCTGGAGCGGGTGCGCGACGAGGAGTCCGGCAACATCGCGGCCGCCGGTACCGCGATCGCCGACACCGTCGAGGCCGGTGGCCGGCTCTTCGCCTTCGGCGCCGGGCACTCCTCGCTCGCCGCCCAGGACGTCGTCTACCGCGCGGGCGGGCTCGCCCTGATGAATCTCCTGGCCGTCCCCGGCGCACTCGGGGTCGACGTCATGCCCGCGACCCTGGGCTCGGCGCTGGAGCGGGTCGACGGCCTGGCGGGCGCGGTCCTCGACTCCAGCCCCGCGAAGGCGGGCGACGTCCTCGTGATCATCTCGCTGTCCGGGCGCAACGCGCTGCCGGTGGAGATGGCGATGAACGCGCGTGCGCTGGGCCTGAAGGTCATCGGCGTCACCTCGGTCGCGTACGCGGACGGCACCCGGTCCCGGCACAGCTCGGGCGGCTTCCTGCGGGACCACTGCGACATCGTCCTCGACAGCAAGATCGCGATCGGCGACGCGGAGCTGAACGTGGACGGCATCGAGGCACCGTTCGCGCCCGCGTCCACGGTGGTCACCAGTGCGGTGATGCAGGCGATGATGGCGGCGGCGGCGGAGCGGCTGCTGGAACGGGGCATTGAGCCGCCGTTGCTGCGCTCGGGAAACGTCGACGGGGGCCACGAGTGGAACGGGCGCGTGATGACGCAGTACTCGGACCGGATCTTCTACCGGCACTGA